TCTGTTGTGTTTTCATCTCTCCTCCAACAAAAGGGGATTTCATCACTTGCCATGACGGGGGCACAAGCAGGATTTAGAACAACTGAAGAATATACTAATGCGAAAATAACGGATATAAAAACTGAGCGACTTTTAGCAGCAATTGAAACAACCGATGTGATTGTTGTAACGGGATTTCAAGGTGAGACTGCAAAAGGGACAACGGCAACACTTGGAAGAGGTGGATCAGATACATCTGCTACAGCGCTAGGTGCCGCTTTAAAGGCAGAGGTTGTGGATATTTTTACCGATGTGGCTGGTGTCATGACGGCGGATCCGCGCATTGTAAAAACAGCAAAGCCTATTAAAGTCGTGACGTATAATGAAATATGTAATATGGCTTATCAAGGGGCTAAAGTTATCCATCCTCGGGCAGTGGAAGTGGCCATGCAAGCAAAGGTACCAATTAGAATCAGATCAGCATCTGAAGAAGGCACAGGAACGTTAATCACGACGAGTACCTCTTCTAGCCCGGGAAAAGATATAGAGGAGCGTCCAATTACAGGTATTGCTCATGTCAAAGAAGTTTCACAAATAAAAGTGGCTGCTAGTGAAGGAGAATATGATCTTCAGGCGAAAGTTTTTAAAGCGATGGCTACAGCTAATATCTCTGTGGACTTTATTAATATTCATCCATTCGGTGTAGCTTATACGGTTCCAGAGTATCTTACAGAACGTGCAGTTAGCGTTT
The DNA window shown above is from Salipaludibacillus agaradhaerens and carries:
- the dapG gene encoding aspartate kinase, translated to MKIVVQKFGGTSLKNDTMRDKCSEHVIAAVRSGYKVVVVVSAMGRSGDPYATDTLLDLVGGVTTSVSKREQDLLLSCGETISSVVFSSLLQQKGISSLAMTGAQAGFRTTEEYTNAKITDIKTERLLAAIETTDVIVVTGFQGETAKGTTATLGRGGSDTSATALGAALKAEVVDIFTDVAGVMTADPRIVKTAKPIKVVTYNEICNMAYQGAKVIHPRAVEVAMQAKVPIRIRSASEEGTGTLITTSTSSSPGKDIEERPITGIAHVKEVSQIKVAASEGEYDLQAKVFKAMATANISVDFINIHPFGVAYTVPEYLTERAVSVLNSLDLQPEVQKNCAKVSAVGAGMTGVPGIASKIVEALTDRHIQILQSADSHTTIWVLVHEKDMVDAVNALHDMFLQDLDER